The following coding sequences are from one Cryptococcus deuterogattii R265 chromosome 1, complete sequence window:
- a CDS encoding high-affinity iron transporter encodes MAKDLFSVTIFFIVFRETIEAAIIVSVLLSFVEQLMVSGGLENEGAQVERLSEEEEIKKTKRILRRMRIQIWAGTLTGFVIAVAVGSAFIAVWYTTLTDLWSNTEELWEGIFSLIACIIIYIMGLTFLKMDQSRVKWRIKLSEAFAHRAGKALFNFRGNNEDGEPERQLTEEELAEEQAMKKKARSGKYAIFFLPFITVMREGLEAIVFVGGVSLGQDGASIPIAAIVGLVAGIFVGWCIYRTGSTLALHWFLIVSTCFLFLIGSGLFSKGVYDFEYYRFSSAVGGDVAESGNGPGSFQVAGNVWHLEYGNPEPGAVGTNGGWQIFNAILGWNNTASLGSILSYCSYWIAVIIGLAVMKWHEGRLTVFGRGSKAHSRIQARAELKRVAEAQAVEAGSAEGQALEGFEKQYEGSSEEGAARNTTHLDKNDDSHDVTLNPMTEKSL; translated from the exons ATGGCGAAGGACCTGTTCTCGGTCactatcttcttcatcgtcttccgTGAGACTATCGAGGCGGCAATCATTGTTTC GGTTTTGCTGTCCTTCGTAGAACAGCTTATGGTTTCTGGAGGCCTCGAGAATGAAGGTGCCCAAGTTGAACGGCTctcagaagaggaggaaataAAGAAAACGAAACGCATTCTTCGGCGAATGCGCATCCAA ATTTGGGCGGGTACTTTGACTGGTTTCGTTATTGCCGTTGCTGTCGGATCTGCTTTCATTGCTG TC TGGTATACT ACTCTTACCGACTTGTGGTCTAACACAGAAGAATTATGGGAGGGTATTTTCAGCCTTATCG CTtgtatcatcatctacatCATGGGCCTCACctttttgaagatggaCCAATCTCGAGTCAAGTGGCGTATCAAGCTTTCCGAAGCTTTTGCCCATCGCGCCGGCAAAGCCCTCTTCAATTTCCGGGGCAACAACGAAGATGGCGAGCCTGAGAGGCAGCTCACCGAGGAGGAACTCGCCGAAGAGCAAgccatgaagaagaaggctcgAAGTGGAAAGTacgccatcttcttcctgccttTCATCACTGTCATGCGAGAGGGCTTGGAGGCTATTGTCTTTGTTGGTGGT GTTTCTCTGGGTCAAGATGGTGCCTCTATCCCCATTGCTGCTATCGTCGGTCTCGTCGCCGGTATCTTCGTTG GTTGGTGTATCTACCGTACTGGTTCTactcttgctcttcactGGTTCTTGATTGTTTCTACCtgcttcttgttcctcaTCGGCTCGGGATTGTTTAGC AAAGGTGTTTACGATTTTGAATACTAC CGAttctcttctgctgttgGTGGTGATGTCGCCGAGTCTGGTAACGGTCCCGGTTCATTCCAAGTCGCTGGTAACGT CTGGCATCTTGAGTACGGAAATCCCGAGCCCGGAGCTGTCGGCACCAACGGTGGTTGGCAAATATTCAACGCCATTTTGG GTTGGAACAACACCGCTTCTCTCGGCTCTATCCTCTCTTACTGTTCCTACTGGATCGCGGTCATCATTGGCTTGGCTGTCATGAAGTGGCATGAAGGCCGTCTCACAGTCTTTGGTCGAGGCTCTAAAGCCCATAGCCGTATCCAGGCAAGAGCTGAACTCAAGAGGGTTGCTGAGGCCCAGGCTGTCGAGGCCGGGTCTGCTGAGGGTCAAGCTTTAGAGGGATTTGAGAAACAGTACGAAGGCTCTTCTGAAGAGGGCGCCGCCCGCAACACAACGCATCTCGATAAGAATGATGATTCTCACGACGTCACTCTCAATCCCATGACTGAGAAAAGCCTTTGA
- a CDS encoding RNA exonuclease 4, which yields MDNKKASGQTVASSNWLQLQSTLSTITKGKTLSNPKASKSQNSQNSPSRPGSSSRIKRKSMHSQGIGQYMGRVEVASTANITVSERLPSPSISQMRKGKVSSMEPCILLEASSDSPLLHELRHMVLGNHVLSENQREPGQYLAIDCEMVGVGPNGMENTLARVSIVNYHGAVILDTFVQPREPVTDYRTWISGVKQSDLLGAPQFEEVHKQVADLLHDKILVGHAIDNDLKVLMLTHPGPLTRDTQKHKPLQEIAKNKRPGLKKLSELLLGVQIQIGAHSSIVDARVTMALYRLHKMEWERSVWRQTEAYRSTSSINKPENVLGKRGYDEKEVEDAKDAGGESKGKNKKKRGTGGSRQQFPGGGRKGISSGLDVIVRRNGKRVDENGRGDGSSHRKAGRGGMSTFTGGESWWELPAA from the exons ATGGACAAT AAGAAAGCTTCAGGACAAACCGTCGCAAGCTCTAACTGGCTTCAGCTGCAAAGT ACCTTGTCCACTATTACCAAGGGCAAAACTTTGTCCAATCCCAAAGCCTCCAAATCGCAGAACTCTCAAAATTCACCGAGCAGACCAGGCAGTTCCTCCAGGATAAAACGCAAGAGTATGCATTCTCAGGGGATCGGACAGTATATGGGACGAGTAGAGGTTGCTTCCACGGCCAATATAACTGTATC CGAACGACTGCCATCACCTTCTATAAGCCagatgaggaaagggaaagtCAGCTCCATGGAACCGTGTATCCTTTTAGAGGCGTCTTCGGATTCTCCTTTACTGCATGAGTTGAGACATATGGTTCTGGGCAATCATGTTTTGTCTGAAAATCAAAGGGA GCCCGGACAATA CCTTGCCATCGATTGTGAAATGGTTGGTGTCGGACCAAATGGCATGGAAAACACCCTCGCCCGAGTCTCCATTGTCAATTACCACGGCGCGGTCATTCTGGATACATTTGTGCAACCCCGTGAACCCGTTACCGATTACCGTACATGGATCTCTGGAGTCAAGCAGTCCGATTTGTTGGGAGCGCCGCAGTTTGAAGAGGTACATAAGCAGGTCGCAGATCTACTGCATGATAAGATCTTGGTTGGGCATGCTATAGATAATGACCTGAAG GTCTTGATGTTAACTCATCCTGGGCCCCTCACTAGAGATACTCAAAAACATAAGCCTCTGCAAGAAATTGCCAAAAATAAGAGACCAGGCTTGAAAAAACTGTCAGAATTATTACTTGGGGTCCAGATACAGATAGGAGCTCATAGTTCT ATCGTTGATGCACGAGTGACCATGGCCCTATACCGACTTCATAAAATGGAATGGGAACGGTCTGTCTGGCGTCAAACAGAGGCATACCGGAGTACTTCTTCTATCAACAAACCTGAGAATGTCCTTGGCAAGCGTGGGTAtgacgaaaaagaagttgaggatGCAAAAGACGCTGGAGGGGAaagcaagggcaagaacaagaagaagaggggtaCTGGCGGTAGTCGCCAACAGTTCCCTGGTGgtgggaggaaagggatcAGTAGTGGTTTAGATGTTATTGTGaggagaaatgggaaaagggtggatgagaatgggagAGGTGATGGAAGCAGTCACAGGAAGGCCGGCAGGGGGGGAATGTCGACTTTTACTGGAGGTGAGAGCTGGTGGGAGCTGCCAGCGGCATGA
- a CDS encoding F-type H+-transporting ATPase subunit J → MFGLRAWPTPIVKPLWPFMASAAITVAGVWAVQEKAVSTPDALKDPKNPFAASKAKQNAH, encoded by the exons ATGTTCGGTCTCCGCGCTTGGCCCACTCCT ATCGTTAAGCCTCTTTGGCCCTTCATGGCTTCCGCCGCCATCACCGTTGCCGGTGTCTGGGCTGTCCAGGAGAAGGCCGTGAGCA CCCCTGACGCACTTAAGGATCCCAAGAACCCCTTTG CTGCCTCCAAGGCTAAGCAGAACGCTCACTAG